From a region of the Pseudoclavibacter endophyticus genome:
- a CDS encoding ABC transporter permease → MTTLSQHDQQPATPSHSSPPPRGRPGGAPAADADRALVGGVGLAVTHAKWILIETFRVPIAWIGGMLFPVLAFSFFALPIPAVRDDSAAAMQAIVSMMVFGFLANGLFSLGLELASQRAKPWAPYLRTLPGRRGARIVGLITATLVTALISVVPVLVVGLLFTAAAPDPGRLALGIATVVATSVPAALIGLIIGTTCGEKAAIAVTQLVMFVMAFASGLFLPPMMFPAWLEVATRFLPVRAARELSLSVATGTPVEWWMLVSFLVWTVVLAVVGVVLFRRDEGRRFR, encoded by the coding sequence ATGACGACGCTCAGCCAGCACGACCAGCAGCCCGCGACACCGTCGCACAGCTCACCGCCGCCTCGCGGGCGGCCCGGCGGCGCGCCTGCCGCAGACGCCGATCGGGCGCTCGTCGGCGGTGTCGGCCTCGCGGTCACCCACGCGAAGTGGATCCTCATCGAGACGTTCCGGGTGCCGATCGCCTGGATCGGCGGGATGCTCTTTCCCGTACTCGCCTTCTCGTTCTTCGCGCTGCCAATCCCGGCGGTGCGCGACGACAGTGCCGCGGCGATGCAGGCCATCGTGTCGATGATGGTGTTCGGGTTCCTGGCGAACGGCCTGTTCTCGTTGGGCCTGGAGCTCGCGTCGCAGCGCGCGAAGCCGTGGGCGCCGTACCTTCGCACGCTGCCCGGCCGCCGGGGCGCGCGCATCGTCGGGCTCATCACCGCGACGCTCGTCACGGCCCTGATCTCGGTGGTCCCCGTGCTCGTCGTCGGTTTGCTGTTCACTGCGGCGGCGCCCGATCCCGGGCGGCTCGCGCTGGGAATCGCCACCGTCGTGGCGACCTCGGTCCCCGCGGCCCTCATCGGCCTCATCATCGGCACGACGTGCGGCGAGAAGGCGGCAATCGCCGTGACGCAGCTCGTCATGTTCGTGATGGCGTTCGCGTCCGGCCTGTTCCTGCCGCCCATGATGTTCCCGGCGTGGCTGGAGGTCGCGACCCGATTCCTGCCGGTTCGTGCGGCGCGCGAGCTGAGCCTGTCAGTCGCGACCGGGACGCCGGTCGAGTGGTGGATGCTCGTGTCGTTCTTGGTCTGGACGGTCGTGCTCGCCGTCGTCGGCGTCGTCCTGTTCCGGCGCGACGAGGGCCGTCGCTTCCGGTAG
- a CDS encoding TrmH family RNA methyltransferase: protein MALPDGAEPSLERSTQGVGPWPGGPEAWPWPADDRYDPELLEHGDSRNVVDRFRYWRMEAIIAELDGARHPFHVAIENWQHDMNIGSIVRSANAFGAEAVHIVGRKRWNRRGAMVTDRYQHVEHHADVAALVARAGELDVPIIAIDNVPGSEPIERFALPRRCLFLFGQEGPGLSPEAIDAAGAVLEITQFGSTRSINASAAAAVTMHSWVLQHADI from the coding sequence ATGGCACTTCCCGACGGCGCCGAGCCCTCGCTCGAGCGGTCGACGCAGGGCGTCGGCCCGTGGCCCGGCGGCCCCGAGGCGTGGCCGTGGCCCGCCGATGACCGCTACGACCCAGAGCTGCTCGAGCACGGCGATTCGCGCAACGTGGTCGACCGCTTCCGCTACTGGCGTATGGAGGCGATCATCGCCGAGCTCGACGGCGCCCGGCATCCCTTCCACGTCGCCATCGAGAATTGGCAGCACGACATGAACATCGGGTCCATCGTGCGGAGCGCAAACGCCTTCGGCGCCGAGGCCGTGCACATCGTGGGCCGGAAGCGCTGGAATCGTCGCGGCGCGATGGTCACCGACCGCTACCAGCACGTCGAGCATCACGCCGACGTCGCGGCGCTCGTCGCCCGCGCGGGCGAGCTCGACGTGCCGATCATCGCGATCGACAATGTGCCCGGCAGCGAGCCCATCGAACGCTTCGCCCTGCCGAGGCGGTGCCTGTTCCTGTTCGGTCAGGAGGGGCCGGGCCTCTCGCCGGAGGCGATCGACGCTGCGGGCGCCGTGCTCGAGATCACCCAGTTCGGGTCGACACGATCGATCAACGCCTCGGCCGCAGCGGCGGTCACGATGCACTCGTGGGTGCTGCAGCACGCCGACATCTGA
- the pyrE gene encoding orotate phosphoribosyltransferase yields the protein MSRVNDDRAALLQLIRDEAVFHGDFTLTSGKRASYYIDLRKLSLDHRAAPLIGRVLLELVDELGGAAGVDAVGGLTMGADPLANAVMHQGVAQGRTIDAFVVRKEPKGHGRGRQVEGPDLEGKRVVVLEDTSTTGGSPLAAIAALEAVGATIVGVAVIADRDTEARGRIEDAGYAYRYAFDLADLGLAETT from the coding sequence CTGTCGCGCGTGAACGACGACCGTGCCGCACTACTCCAGCTCATCCGTGACGAGGCCGTGTTCCACGGCGACTTCACGCTCACGAGCGGCAAGCGTGCCAGCTATTACATCGACCTCCGCAAGCTCAGTCTCGACCACCGCGCGGCCCCGCTCATCGGGCGCGTGTTGCTCGAGCTCGTCGATGAGCTCGGGGGAGCGGCCGGAGTCGACGCCGTCGGGGGCCTGACGATGGGCGCAGACCCGTTGGCCAACGCCGTCATGCACCAGGGCGTGGCCCAGGGCCGCACGATCGACGCGTTCGTCGTGCGCAAGGAGCCCAAGGGCCACGGCCGCGGCAGGCAGGTCGAGGGTCCGGATCTCGAGGGCAAGCGCGTCGTCGTGCTGGAGGACACCTCGACCACGGGCGGCTCGCCGCTCGCGGCGATCGCGGCACTCGAGGCCGTCGGCGCGACGATCGTCGGCGTCGCGGTCATCGCCGACCGCGACACCGAGGCGCGCGGCCGCATCGAGGACGCAGGCTATGCCTACCGCTACGCGTTCGACCTGGCGGATCTGGGGCTGGCCGAGACGACATGA
- a CDS encoding ABC transporter substrate-binding protein, whose protein sequence is MSIHLTRSRAGRRIAAVAAAVALVWGVAGCSPAGDEGSSGDVLTVGLTYTPNIQFSPFYVAAEQGFFEEVGLDVELRHHGQSEDLFGALQSGTEDVVYAGGDEIVQARSNGTDVVSIATLYSEYPAALIVPRDSPIETAADVRGRTIGTPGPFGQTYFALLALLQSGGMSEADIDLQSIGYTQQVALTSGKVEGVMGFVNNDAVQFERAGFPVRVIDVFAEEQELVGPAVGASQATIDARGDDLALLMQALEKATQFVIDNPEETVELSAAHIPTLTTDEAKADALATLDATVPLLEPAGGAPRFENRPEVWDAMVAFMGGNGLLGETAVVAGEAYTNAFVPGA, encoded by the coding sequence ATGAGCATCCACCTCACCCGTTCACGCGCCGGTCGGCGCATCGCCGCCGTCGCCGCGGCCGTCGCGCTCGTATGGGGTGTCGCCGGATGCTCGCCCGCCGGCGACGAGGGCAGCAGCGGAGACGTGCTGACGGTCGGGCTGACGTATACGCCGAACATCCAGTTCTCGCCGTTCTACGTGGCGGCCGAGCAGGGCTTCTTCGAAGAGGTCGGACTCGACGTCGAGCTTCGGCACCACGGTCAGTCGGAGGATCTGTTCGGCGCGCTGCAGAGCGGTACGGAGGACGTGGTCTACGCGGGCGGTGACGAGATCGTGCAGGCGCGCAGCAACGGCACCGACGTCGTGTCGATCGCGACGCTCTACAGCGAGTACCCGGCTGCCCTGATCGTGCCCCGCGACTCGCCGATCGAGACGGCCGCGGACGTGCGCGGTCGCACGATCGGAACCCCGGGTCCCTTCGGGCAGACGTACTTCGCGCTCCTCGCCCTGCTGCAGTCGGGCGGCATGAGCGAAGCCGACATCGATCTGCAGTCGATCGGGTACACGCAGCAGGTGGCGCTGACCTCGGGCAAAGTCGAGGGCGTCATGGGCTTCGTGAACAACGATGCCGTGCAGTTCGAGCGGGCGGGCTTCCCCGTGCGCGTCATCGACGTGTTCGCCGAGGAGCAGGAGCTCGTCGGTCCAGCCGTCGGCGCCTCCCAGGCCACTATCGACGCGCGCGGCGACGATCTGGCCCTCCTCATGCAGGCGCTCGAGAAGGCCACGCAGTTCGTGATCGATAATCCGGAGGAGACCGTCGAGCTGTCCGCTGCCCACATCCCCACCCTCACGACCGACGAGGCGAAGGCCGACGCGCTGGCCACGCTCGACGCGACCGTGCCGTTGCTCGAGCCTGCCGGCGGGGCCCCGAGGTTCGAGAACCGGCCAGAGGTGTGGGATGCCATGGTCGCTTTCATGGGCGGCAACGGCCTGCTCGGCGAAACGGCGGTCGTCGCCGGCGAGGCGTACACCAACGCCTTCGTCCCGGGGGCGTAG
- a CDS encoding DUF3151 domain-containing protein — translation MTGMNLLDIPETRLDAEPEVVDDLNNLPDDQRAVEAIAAKHPASSLAWAALADAAYREGNIIGAYAYARVGYHRGLDALRKAGWRGQGPVPWSHEPNRGVLRAFYALRRSAEQIGEVPEVERISDLLRDADPSASDAIEAELSRRASNDAGAAEVGADADGAR, via the coding sequence GTGACCGGAATGAACTTGCTCGACATCCCCGAGACGCGACTCGATGCAGAACCCGAGGTCGTCGACGACCTCAACAACCTGCCAGACGACCAGCGGGCCGTCGAGGCGATCGCCGCGAAGCACCCGGCCTCGAGCCTCGCCTGGGCGGCGCTCGCCGACGCTGCGTACCGCGAGGGGAACATCATCGGCGCGTACGCCTACGCGCGCGTCGGGTACCACCGGGGGCTCGATGCGCTGCGGAAGGCCGGCTGGCGCGGCCAGGGGCCGGTGCCGTGGTCGCACGAGCCCAACCGGGGCGTGCTGCGGGCGTTCTACGCCCTGCGCCGCTCGGCCGAACAGATCGGCGAGGTCCCCGAGGTCGAGCGCATCTCAGACCTGCTGCGAGACGCCGACCCTTCCGCGAGCGACGCCATCGAGGCGGAGCTCTCGCGTCGTGCGTCGAACGACGCGGGCGCGGCCGAAGTGGGCGCCGACGCCGACGGCGCGCGTTGA
- a CDS encoding septum formation family protein, with protein sequence MTEREGPDANAFGWAAPDEPAVAGHVASGHPEAAQPTALRSSAERAADAPHPRDIARSSTADVDASRRRGLDAEARRRRSTRHRFIGIAAVITVVLAIGAGALGYLLNPFAPQPAPMVVSTPTSGPGVPGYVSGGRLAAGQCYASYTSAWQDEFELADCTTPHAAELYAVVSATEFAADDEYPGEALLQSQAMRACQAPTSINMTVASGIDDLRIEASFAMSQSDWDAGVRNYWCFASRESGEPLTDPLTLT encoded by the coding sequence ATGACCGAGCGAGAGGGGCCGGACGCCAACGCGTTCGGCTGGGCCGCTCCGGACGAGCCGGCGGTCGCGGGGCACGTCGCCTCGGGGCACCCCGAGGCGGCGCAACCCACCGCGCTACGTTCCAGCGCTGAGCGGGCGGCCGACGCCCCGCACCCTCGTGACATCGCTCGGTCGTCGACCGCCGACGTCGACGCGTCGCGGCGGCGCGGTCTCGACGCGGAAGCCCGACGGCGCCGCTCCACGAGGCACCGCTTCATCGGCATCGCCGCGGTCATCACCGTCGTGCTCGCGATCGGCGCCGGCGCCCTCGGCTACCTTCTGAACCCGTTCGCCCCGCAGCCGGCGCCGATGGTCGTGTCGACGCCCACGAGCGGGCCGGGTGTGCCGGGTTACGTCAGCGGTGGCAGGCTCGCCGCCGGGCAGTGCTACGCCTCCTACACGTCGGCCTGGCAGGACGAGTTCGAACTCGCAGACTGCACGACGCCCCACGCGGCCGAGTTGTATGCCGTCGTCTCGGCGACCGAGTTCGCCGCGGACGACGAGTACCCCGGGGAGGCACTGCTGCAGTCGCAGGCGATGCGCGCCTGCCAGGCTCCAACATCGATCAACATGACGGTCGCATCCGGCATCGACGACCTGCGCATCGAGGCGAGCTTCGCCATGTCGCAAAGCGATTGGGATGCCGGCGTGCGCAATTACTGGTGCTTCGCGTCGCGGGAATCGGGCGAGCCGCTGACCGACCCGCTGACGCTCACGTAG
- a CDS encoding ABC transporter ATP-binding protein — MTLPVSVQNASKSFGDVVAVDDVTLDLRAGECLGMLGPNGAGKSTLLSLLLGLRRPTAGRVLLFGGDPGDPAFRQRVGSTPQRSAVPEALRAREALEIVSAHYVTPTPVDDIIDEFGLGEVARKQCGSLSGGWQRRLAVAMAFVGTPSLVVLDEPTTGLDVEARTTLWDALRARHAAGCTIIVTSHHLEEIEALAQRVVVMDGGRVLADDDLPAVLARVSRRRVALRADVRQLESLDAASDVRASDDGRATVLTADADAFVRELVASGIPFSDLAVRGATLEEAFLTITKGSER; from the coding sequence ATGACTCTTCCCGTCTCAGTCCAAAACGCATCCAAGTCGTTCGGCGATGTCGTCGCCGTCGACGATGTCACGCTCGATCTGCGCGCCGGTGAGTGCCTCGGCATGCTCGGTCCGAACGGCGCGGGGAAATCGACCCTCCTCTCGCTGCTGCTCGGGCTGCGTCGGCCGACCGCGGGCAGGGTGCTGCTCTTCGGCGGCGACCCTGGCGACCCGGCATTCCGGCAGCGGGTCGGCTCGACGCCGCAGCGGTCCGCGGTGCCGGAGGCGCTGCGGGCGCGCGAGGCGCTCGAGATCGTCTCGGCGCACTACGTCACGCCGACGCCGGTCGACGACATCATCGACGAGTTCGGGCTCGGCGAGGTGGCGCGCAAGCAGTGCGGCTCACTGTCGGGCGGCTGGCAGCGGCGGCTCGCCGTCGCGATGGCCTTCGTCGGCACTCCGTCGCTCGTCGTTCTCGACGAGCCGACGACGGGCCTCGACGTCGAGGCCCGCACGACCCTGTGGGATGCGCTGCGGGCGCGGCATGCCGCCGGCTGCACCATCATCGTCACGAGCCATCATCTCGAAGAGATCGAGGCGCTTGCGCAGCGGGTCGTCGTGATGGACGGCGGACGCGTCCTCGCCGACGATGATCTGCCGGCCGTCCTCGCCCGCGTCTCGAGGCGGCGAGTGGCGCTGCGCGCCGACGTGCGGCAGCTCGAGTCGCTCGACGCAGCATCTGACGTGCGCGCGAGCGATGACGGTCGCGCGACCGTGCTGACCGCTGACGCCGACGCGTTCGTCCGCGAGCTCGTCGCGTCGGGCATCCCGTTCTCGGACCTCGCCGTGCGCGGGGCGACACTCGAAGAGGCCTTCCTCACCATCACGAAGGGCAGTGAACGATGA
- a CDS encoding transcriptional regulator yields MDQLDPVIHAPARLRIMTTLDESLADDDSMTFPRLRELLDMTAGNLTTHLAKLEAAGYVGIEKAFEGRKPVTRISLTLEGRAAFRTYRTTLLDLIGGTSS; encoded by the coding sequence ATGGATCAACTCGACCCCGTCATCCACGCCCCAGCACGGCTGCGCATCATGACGACGCTCGACGAATCGCTCGCAGACGACGACAGCATGACGTTCCCGCGCTTGCGCGAGCTGCTCGACATGACCGCCGGCAATCTCACGACGCACCTCGCGAAGCTCGAGGCCGCCGGATACGTCGGCATCGAGAAGGCCTTCGAAGGGCGCAAACCCGTGACCCGCATCTCGCTCACGCTCGAGGGACGCGCCGCCTTCCGCACCTACCGCACGACCCTGCTCGACCTGATTGGAGGAACATCCTCATGA
- a CDS encoding SRPBCC family protein, with the protein MTRVSESIDVDVPVEKVFWAVTDPDTMPRFLSLVKSMEVTGPDTTKWVVELAGKTASFEAKATEVDPPNHARYESMTQRVPFVLDLRCRAVSPTTTSLVLEAEFDAGGMAEKLGLAKGVASVALKNQLGNAKKYLERRFASDGVA; encoded by the coding sequence ATGACCCGAGTGAGTGAGTCCATCGATGTCGACGTGCCGGTTGAGAAAGTGTTCTGGGCCGTCACCGATCCCGACACGATGCCGAGATTCCTCTCGCTCGTGAAGTCGATGGAAGTCACGGGCCCCGACACCACGAAGTGGGTCGTCGAGCTGGCCGGCAAGACGGCGTCGTTCGAGGCCAAGGCCACCGAGGTCGATCCGCCGAACCACGCCCGCTACGAGTCGATGACGCAGCGCGTGCCGTTCGTGCTTGACCTGCGCTGTCGGGCGGTCAGCCCCACGACCACGTCGCTGGTACTGGAGGCCGAGTTCGATGCCGGCGGCATGGCCGAAAAGCTCGGGCTCGCGAAGGGCGTCGCCTCAGTCGCCCTCAAGAACCAGCTCGGCAACGCGAAGAAGTACCTCGAGCGCCGCTTTGCGAGCGACGGGGTCGCCTGA
- a CDS encoding ABC transporter permease, with the protein MAEATKSFADRARVLAPVGLGIVVLVIWQSASLLGLVPQQFLPSPIDLADRLWGDLARGELLAYAWVTLGEAITGSLIAVCIAVPVGYLVARIAIVDYALTPYVAASQAVPAIALAPLLVLWVGYGLFPIAILCAITAFFPMLITTSLGVRGLPQDVLEAARLDGANAWQSLWHIEAPLALPSVLAGVRGGAALSITGAVVGEFTMGGNGLGMLLTLYQGANDVVGLFSTLTVLVVLAVSLFTVLRLLEAWVVWRQNRSRGRTSDAITASIPVVGR; encoded by the coding sequence ATGGCCGAAGCCACAAAATCATTCGCCGATCGCGCGCGCGTCCTCGCGCCGGTCGGCCTGGGCATCGTGGTGCTCGTTATCTGGCAGTCCGCGAGCCTCCTCGGCCTGGTCCCGCAGCAGTTCCTGCCCTCGCCGATCGACCTCGCGGATCGGCTGTGGGGCGACCTCGCCCGGGGCGAGCTGCTCGCCTACGCATGGGTGACCCTCGGCGAGGCGATCACCGGCTCACTCATCGCCGTCTGCATCGCGGTGCCGGTCGGCTATCTCGTCGCCCGCATCGCCATCGTCGACTACGCGCTTACCCCGTACGTGGCGGCCTCGCAGGCGGTGCCGGCGATCGCGCTCGCACCTCTGCTGGTGCTCTGGGTGGGCTATGGCCTGTTCCCCATTGCGATCCTGTGCGCGATAACCGCGTTCTTCCCGATGCTCATCACCACGTCGCTCGGCGTGCGGGGCCTGCCGCAGGACGTGCTCGAGGCGGCGAGACTCGATGGCGCCAACGCCTGGCAGTCGTTGTGGCACATCGAGGCGCCGCTCGCGCTGCCGAGCGTGCTCGCGGGCGTACGCGGCGGCGCGGCGCTGTCGATCACGGGCGCCGTCGTGGGCGAGTTCACGATGGGTGGCAACGGCCTCGGCATGCTCCTCACGCTCTATCAGGGGGCCAACGACGTGGTCGGCCTGTTCTCCACGCTCACGGTGCTGGTCGTGCTCGCGGTCTCACTCTTCACCGTGCTGCGCCTCCTCGAAGCGTGGGTCGTTTGGCGCCAGAATCGGTCTCGCGGCCGCACGAGCGACGCGATCACCGCATCCATTCCCGTCGTCGGCCGCTGA
- a CDS encoding cysteine desulfurase family protein, translating to MRYLDNAATTAVRPEVLEAMLPYLTHAFGNPSSHHTIGEAAARALADARGRVASILGMRSGDVVFTSGGTEANNLAVKGIALAALQQRGARHLVTTPIEHESVLESAAYLQRLHGFEVTRVPVDGEGRLDPGAVADAVRADTALVTFGYANNEVGTVQDVSAVSEAVAAVRAAGGAGASHTRARVPVHVDAVQAAGWLPLSARDLGVDALSIAGHKLGAPKGTGALAVRGRVPVEPLLHGGGQERGRRSGTEDVAGAVALATALELAETERVAAAARVGALCRDLIGRVLALVPTARLTGAPEHRLPGTASFTFEGTSGEAVLLELERRGIVSSSGSACAAGSDEPSHVLVALGIPPEIAQTSVRFTLPHSWDEPLGVVADAVAASVAAVGGPSRRP from the coding sequence GTGCGTTACCTCGACAACGCCGCAACCACGGCCGTGCGCCCCGAGGTGCTCGAGGCGATGCTGCCCTACCTCACGCACGCGTTCGGCAACCCGTCGAGTCACCACACGATCGGTGAGGCGGCCGCGCGGGCGCTGGCCGATGCACGCGGACGCGTGGCGAGCATCCTGGGCATGCGCTCCGGCGATGTCGTGTTCACCTCTGGCGGCACGGAGGCGAACAACCTCGCCGTGAAGGGCATCGCGCTCGCGGCCCTGCAGCAGCGCGGGGCGCGTCACCTCGTGACGACGCCGATCGAGCACGAGTCGGTGCTCGAGTCGGCTGCCTATCTCCAGCGACTGCACGGCTTCGAGGTGACCCGGGTGCCCGTCGACGGGGAGGGGCGACTCGATCCGGGCGCGGTCGCGGATGCCGTGCGCGCCGACACCGCGCTCGTCACTTTTGGGTACGCGAACAACGAGGTAGGGACCGTGCAAGACGTCTCGGCGGTCAGCGAGGCGGTCGCGGCGGTTCGCGCGGCGGGTGGCGCGGGCGCGTCGCACACACGGGCTCGCGTGCCCGTGCACGTCGACGCGGTGCAGGCGGCCGGGTGGCTGCCGCTCTCGGCGCGCGACCTGGGGGTCGACGCGCTCTCGATCGCCGGGCACAAGCTGGGGGCGCCCAAGGGAACGGGAGCCCTCGCCGTGCGGGGACGTGTGCCCGTGGAGCCGCTCCTGCACGGGGGAGGGCAGGAGCGCGGCCGCCGCAGCGGCACGGAGGACGTCGCCGGCGCCGTCGCGCTCGCGACCGCGCTCGAGCTGGCCGAGACAGAGCGCGTGGCGGCGGCCGCGAGGGTCGGGGCGCTGTGCAGGGACCTGATCGGGCGGGTGCTCGCGCTCGTGCCGACCGCGAGGCTGACGGGCGCCCCCGAGCATCGACTGCCGGGAACCGCGAGCTTCACCTTCGAGGGCACGAGCGGCGAAGCAGTGCTGCTCGAACTCGAGCGACGCGGCATCGTGTCATCGAGCGGCTCGGCGTGCGCCGCCGGGAGCGACGAGCCGTCGCACGTGCTCGTCGCACTCGGGATTCCGCCCGAGATCGCGCAGACATCGGTGCGGTTCACCCTGCCCCACAGCTGGGACGAGCCGCTCGGCGTGGTCGCCGACGCGGTTGCGGCGTCGGTCGCCGCTGTCGGCGGCCCCTCGCGCCGACCCTGA
- a CDS encoding nuclear transport factor 2 family protein, with product MLTTEDRLDIAETLALHAHLVDADQLDRIDELFTPDAVYDMTAPGIGVFEGLDTICAAAAQLSASGHAPIAHFLTNIILTSTGEDEATALSKCLMIMATGTTQGVTYDDTLRRDQGHWRISHRVITPAGRPVATREEH from the coding sequence ATGCTGACGACCGAAGACCGCCTCGACATCGCCGAGACCCTCGCGCTCCATGCCCATCTCGTCGACGCCGACCAACTCGATCGCATCGATGAACTGTTCACGCCAGACGCCGTCTACGACATGACCGCCCCCGGCATCGGAGTCTTTGAGGGACTCGATACGATTTGCGCCGCCGCGGCCCAGCTGTCTGCAAGTGGCCACGCACCCATCGCGCACTTCCTCACCAATATCATCCTGACGAGCACCGGTGAAGACGAGGCCACGGCGCTGTCGAAGTGTCTGATGATCATGGCCACGGGAACGACCCAGGGGGTGACGTACGACGACACCCTTCGCCGCGACCAAGGCCACTGGCGAATCAGTCACCGGGTCATCACTCCGGCCGGACGCCCCGTCGCGACGCGTGAAGAGCACTGA
- a CDS encoding TetR/AcrR family transcriptional regulator, which yields MPDPSAALEPLADRKRRLVRQRIIEASDELFAARGFDNVSVSDIAARADVGRTTFFRYFGDKQEVVFAQEQQMLDAIAEVAQQEVFPVAQTAIEAVEQLRPIVVGLCERATADLDAYARHRRLLEQHLELRGREALKIQQIGVILGEILRDRGTDEATAVFASQVALACYQTGQRRAKTPASLADETRAAFDQAARLGQRSTPTARV from the coding sequence ATGCCTGATCCTTCCGCCGCGCTCGAACCCCTCGCTGATCGCAAGCGACGCCTCGTGAGGCAGCGCATCATCGAGGCCTCCGACGAACTGTTCGCCGCGAGAGGCTTCGACAACGTCTCGGTCAGCGACATCGCCGCGCGAGCCGACGTTGGCCGCACCACGTTTTTCCGATATTTCGGCGACAAGCAGGAGGTCGTGTTCGCCCAAGAGCAGCAGATGCTCGACGCGATCGCCGAGGTTGCACAACAGGAGGTCTTTCCGGTAGCTCAGACCGCGATCGAGGCCGTCGAGCAGCTCCGTCCGATCGTTGTCGGGTTGTGCGAACGCGCGACCGCCGACCTTGACGCGTATGCGCGGCACAGACGGTTGCTCGAGCAGCACCTCGAATTGCGCGGCCGCGAGGCCCTGAAGATCCAGCAGATCGGGGTCATTCTGGGCGAGATCCTCCGTGACCGCGGCACCGACGAGGCGACGGCCGTGTTCGCCTCCCAAGTCGCCCTCGCCTGCTATCAGACCGGTCAACGCCGAGCGAAAACACCGGCGTCTCTTGCGGATGAGACCCGAGCCGCCTTCGACCAAGCAGCGAGACTCGGCCAGCGATCGACACCCACCGCGAGGGTGTGA
- the nadC gene encoding carboxylating nicotinate-nucleotide diphosphorylase encodes MLSSATIDRVVAAALDEDAPWGDLTSSAFLPETVVAQAQLVAREPGVFSGGRVFAAAFRLTDPAVTIGQRVADGERFERGAVLATVRGPARAVLTAERIGLNFVQRMSGIATLTSRYVAEVAHTRARIVDTRKTTPGLRPFERQAVVDGGGRNHRYSLSDAVMVKDNHLAVLASSGRPVTDALREAIERLPHTTHVEVEVDRREQIEPVLAAGIGTIMLDNFSLDELRAGVEQVAGRAIVEASGGVRLDTVRAIAETGVDVISVGVLTHSAPALDLGLDVGIDDDLGDRA; translated from the coding sequence ATCCTGTCTTCAGCCACGATCGACCGGGTCGTCGCCGCCGCCCTCGACGAGGACGCGCCTTGGGGTGACCTGACGAGCTCGGCCTTTCTGCCCGAGACCGTCGTGGCGCAGGCGCAGCTCGTCGCCCGGGAGCCCGGGGTGTTCAGCGGCGGGCGGGTGTTCGCGGCGGCGTTCCGGCTCACGGACCCGGCCGTCACGATCGGACAGCGCGTCGCCGACGGCGAGCGCTTCGAGCGGGGCGCCGTGCTCGCGACGGTCCGCGGACCCGCCCGCGCCGTGCTGACGGCCGAGCGCATCGGCCTCAATTTCGTGCAGCGCATGTCGGGCATCGCCACGCTCACGTCGCGCTACGTCGCCGAGGTTGCGCACACCCGCGCACGCATCGTCGACACCCGCAAGACAACGCCCGGCCTGCGCCCCTTCGAACGGCAGGCCGTCGTCGACGGCGGGGGCCGCAACCACCGATACTCGCTGTCCGACGCGGTCATGGTGAAGGACAACCACCTTGCCGTGCTCGCGAGCAGCGGCCGGCCCGTGACGGATGCGCTGCGCGAGGCCATCGAGCGCCTGCCGCACACGACGCACGTGGAGGTCGAGGTCGACCGGCGCGAGCAGATCGAACCCGTGCTGGCGGCGGGGATCGGCACGATCATGCTCGACAACTTCTCGCTCGACGAGCTGCGGGCCGGCGTCGAGCAGGTCGCCGGCCGCGCGATCGTCGAGGCATCGGGCGGCGTGCGGCTCGACACGGTGCGGGCGATCGCCGAGACCGGCGTCGACGTGATCTCGGTGGGCGTCCTCACGCACTCGGCCCCGGCCCTCGACCTCGGGCTCGATGTCGGGATCGACGACGACCTCGGGGATCGCGCGTGA